The following are encoded in a window of Ruminiclostridium herbifermentans genomic DNA:
- a CDS encoding Mbeg1-like protein has protein sequence MSNIDDNTLSQANEAALLNVLMYLDIEDVKVEDGWTLNRIISKLSSIYDSPDGYNKYLDYHEKGSEADYADRQRQYQILANACKSNEHFANLIIDNQSSLMTNPSYQVGGLEACTFNDTSGNVFVVYRGTGAGEWIDNGKGLSGLGVETPQQIEAREYFERIVEANGYDDNNANIIISGHSKGGNKAQYVTITSQYNYLINNCFNFDGQGFSPEAIAEFISRYGKEAYLQAVNKMFGFYAENDYVNPLGIPVIPEENRTYFESQIVDGIMDSIKEGIVTGIIAGFADGIEGIKKGILNGFKDGFIHGLSDKAKHHYADAYLDIDGSFSNITEQGELSKYIQTVSANIMSLPPALRSRVTAAMMGICQNLLGGGVPVNGDSVSLVDYLVGIPVAVNVLLGSLFETIIKNAASFLITNLKEVVGAVLEVLGGLVNSIVDGIKQIGSELLDYAKELGAVLSRFASEIKKAWDNVTSFIGGLANDIVDGIVSIGETVVDAVIDVGEAVVDTAVSAGTAIVDGINDLKEKATNAISSFFTGVKVGVKNIIYGIGNVASDTWNNVKQTTEKIINSAKEQIGIQYEAFKEGANYLVSYVKGTINNLGEKCTSAFKSFKQSIITGVIKGCITGKLVIDLVRLAHLREKTRNLNSYFEESVTQIIREAEKVTCDVGRSYSESYVQQQLSRVNSICIQIEKSNKRIYDALQRKDNGLRYALDQYSQKEALLCQQVNYY, from the coding sequence ATGAGTAACATCGATGACAATACTCTATCTCAGGCAAATGAAGCCGCATTATTGAATGTTTTAATGTATTTAGATATTGAAGATGTCAAGGTAGAGGATGGTTGGACATTAAATAGAATAATAAGTAAACTTAGTTCAATTTATGATAGCCCTGATGGATATAATAAATATCTCGATTATCATGAAAAAGGCTCAGAGGCTGATTATGCAGACCGACAGCGCCAATACCAAATCCTTGCCAACGCATGTAAATCAAATGAACACTTTGCTAATTTGATAATAGACAATCAAAGCAGTCTAATGACAAATCCATCTTATCAAGTAGGTGGGCTTGAAGCATGTACTTTTAATGACACATCAGGAAATGTATTTGTTGTTTATAGGGGAACAGGTGCTGGTGAGTGGATTGATAATGGGAAAGGTCTATCTGGGTTAGGCGTAGAAACTCCTCAACAAATTGAAGCTAGAGAATATTTTGAGCGTATTGTTGAGGCTAATGGATATGATGATAACAATGCAAATATTATTATTAGTGGACACTCTAAAGGTGGAAATAAAGCACAATATGTTACAATTACTTCTCAGTATAATTACTTAATAAATAATTGCTTCAACTTCGATGGACAAGGTTTTTCACCAGAAGCAATTGCGGAATTTATAAGCAGATATGGAAAAGAGGCATATTTGCAAGCTGTTAATAAAATGTTCGGCTTTTATGCTGAAAATGATTATGTAAATCCACTGGGTATTCCAGTGATTCCTGAGGAGAACCGTACATATTTTGAATCTCAAATTGTAGATGGTATTATGGATAGCATTAAAGAGGGTATTGTAACTGGCATTATAGCTGGTTTTGCAGATGGCATAGAAGGCATTAAAAAGGGTATTCTGAATGGCTTCAAAGATGGCTTTATTCATGGTCTTTCAGATAAAGCTAAACATCATTATGCAGATGCTTATTTAGATATAGACGGTTCTTTTAGTAATATAACTGAACAGGGAGAGCTATCTAAATATATTCAAACAGTTTCAGCGAATATTATGTCATTACCACCGGCATTACGTTCAAGAGTTACTGCTGCAATGATGGGTATATGTCAGAATCTTCTCGGAGGCGGAGTACCTGTAAATGGTGATAGCGTTTCTTTGGTAGATTATCTTGTTGGAATACCTGTTGCAGTAAATGTTTTGCTTGGTAGCTTATTTGAAACTATTATAAAAAATGCTGCTTCGTTCCTGATTACAAATTTGAAGGAAGTTGTAGGTGCTGTATTAGAGGTTCTAGGAGGATTAGTCAATTCAATTGTTGACGGGATAAAGCAGATTGGAAGTGAACTATTGGATTATGCTAAAGAATTAGGAGCTGTGCTAAGTAGGTTTGCGTCTGAAATTAAAAAAGCTTGGGATAATGTGACCAGTTTTATTGGCGGACTTGCTAATGATATTGTTGACGGTATTGTGAGTATAGGAGAAACAGTGGTAGATGCTGTAATAGATGTAGGAGAAGCAGTGGTAGATACGGCGGTAAGTGCAGGTACAGCTATTGTAGATGGGATAAATGACTTAAAAGAAAAAGCTACTAATGCTATTTCAAGCTTCTTTACAGGTGTTAAAGTTGGAGTGAAAAACATTATATATGGTATTGGAAACGTTGCATCTGATACTTGGAATAATGTAAAACAAACTACTGAAAAAATTATAAATTCAGCAAAAGAGCAAATAGGAATTCAATATGAGGCTTTCAAAGAAGGAGCTAATTATCTTGTTTCGTATGTAAAAGGAACAATAAATAATTTGGGGGAGAAATGTACATCTGCATTTAAAAGCTTCAAACAATCTATAATAACTGGTGTCATAAAAGGATGTATCACAGGAAAGTTAGTTATAGATTTGGTTAGATTAGCTCATTTGAGAGAGAAAACGAGAAACTTAAACAGTTATTTTGAAGAAAGTGTAACTCAGATTATTAGGGAAGCAGAAAAAGTGACTTGTGATGTTGGCAGAAGTTATAGTGAATCCTATGTCCAGCAGCAATTATCAAGGGTCAATAGTATTTGTATTCAAATAGAGAAGAGTAATAAAAGGATTTATGATGCACTTCAAAGAAAGGATAACGGACTCAGGTATGCGTTAGACCAGTATAGTCAGAAAGAAGCTTTACTTTGTCAACAGGTTAATTATTACTAA
- a CDS encoding copper amine oxidase N-terminal domain-containing protein, protein MKKLAFILAFIMSLTLMSLSLTCAVQLPLRVVVDGDKLTFPDAQPFIDQNNRTQTPAKFIGEALGAKVTWDSIGRRAIFVSDGIELILYIGKKEYTLNGQKKLMDTAAIIKDDRTFVPAKYIAESFGASVEWDSSIKTVYITTGTLKTGTKTVAGFEVPLDYKLLVFKPVGDDRVDATFVVDFLNPNFDKQIVEVEKLLSQKCDSTTVKQVINHIKQKKSRWDELPEEFIFDNKSKRYIWIKESRSSNIDICYLTEETSKKYANN, encoded by the coding sequence ATGAAAAAATTAGCATTTATTTTAGCATTTATTATGAGTTTAACATTGATGTCATTATCATTGACTTGTGCAGTGCAATTACCGCTACGTGTTGTAGTAGATGGAGACAAACTTACTTTTCCAGATGCACAACCTTTTATTGATCAAAATAACCGAACACAAACACCAGCAAAGTTTATTGGAGAAGCATTAGGTGCAAAAGTAACATGGGATAGCATAGGCAGAAGGGCGATATTTGTTTCAGACGGTATAGAATTAATTTTGTACATAGGAAAGAAAGAGTATACTTTAAATGGTCAAAAGAAATTAATGGACACGGCTGCAATAATTAAAGATGACAGAACCTTTGTACCTGCAAAGTACATTGCAGAATCTTTTGGTGCAAGTGTTGAATGGGATAGTAGTATCAAGACTGTTTATATTACTACGGGAACTTTAAAGACAGGAACAAAGACTGTTGCAGGTTTTGAAGTTCCACTAGATTATAAATTGTTAGTCTTTAAACCAGTTGGTGATGATAGAGTTGATGCGACATTTGTTGTTGACTTTTTAAATCCAAATTTTGATAAGCAAATAGTTGAAGTGGAAAAATTATTATCTCAAAAATGTGATAGCACTACAGTGAAACAAGTAATAAATCATATAAAACAAAAAAAATCTAGATGGGATGAGTTACCAGAAGAATTTATTTTTGATAATAAATCAAAGCGATATATTTGGATAAAGGAATCACGATCATCAAATATTGACATATGCTATTTAACTGAAGAAACAAGTAAAAAATATGCAAATAATTAA
- the essC gene encoding type VII secretion protein EssC translates to MNKQNEFSRQPRFLPEIPCGELEVQSPPSMADKPEISWAAMLLPPGVMLIITVIISLSSKSSYMLLSIATTIMTLIVSVSAATNQIKKYRKNKKNREKKYLQYIADTRAELAIASEKQIKALNEMHPDPKVCLQRIKNTDSKLWEKTPSYNDFLSLRIGVGSVASSIKVKYSKQQMQLDNDPLANEPEKIGLEFNKVNNVPVCLNLISSEICGIAGPAERITDILRLAVLQIITHHGYDDVKLVFLLKEEDLENWKFIKNVQHVWNEDFTARFIACGKTMAHETLNSLYEIFKLREMNASKGWQGDIKYTHYVFIIQDATLLENEAIAKYLYNCNKDIGVSAIFTAESQSYLPMNCKTVITCQNKNAEYANKETGEKSTIIVDSIDISELEREVRKLCPIRIKSSTANFSLPKSITLLQMLDVDRVEKVDILTKWYKNRTYKGLSVPIGARMGGELFYLDMHAFETSHGPHGLVAGTTGSGKSELLQSIIISLAINFHPHDLCFVLIDYKGGGMADVFKGMPHLVGTITNLGGNQTTRALLSIKSELLRRQRIFSEYEVNNIDKYQKLYHNGVAKEPVPHLVMIADEFAELKAEQPDFMKELVSTARVGRSLGVHLILATQKPAGVVDDQIWSNSRFKICLKVQDEADSKDVIKRPDAARIKEPGRAYIQVGNDEIFELFQSTWSGADYDPDGIMKSDKNIKKKLYKVSLNGKATQIYPLEEEKIASVDLTSQLKAMVEYIAAQAKKNSIAPLNGPWLPPLQDVLYLDDIYKEGSGFNYQSGIWEQEGVELRPLVGILDNPRAQTQEPLAIDYMKDGHLIIYGAAATGKTYLLQTIIMSLAHKYSTNNVNIYIMDFGGTALKKFDRLPHCGGVMTIEQETRIEQFMLYIFRVIEERKQLFERYRSENFNDFKEKNKSEVLPAILIIIDNYFALSETYESVDERMMLIAREGTKYGIYLTVTVSNATLVRYKFSVNFKMAIAFQLTEKGEYNDIVGRTEGLEPAPIPGRALVRNKPPVELQVSLPEFKNKSVEDIINIFENHMHSAKVKKAQLIPEMPTRIDINEVNINADKLVIGLNNNDLQPVCLDIAATPTVIITGEPVSGKSTLVVSWIEILHEKLGTDKLKVYALDSNSMGIYQLFKLPSVIDVAGIQDMSEFVEGITAEIELRREQMKEAKKDNGDLEELKDSWQQIVFIIDNLTELTNSDNYSLKDLLERIVKQERNLKIAIIALDNTSGIEGNWDSLAKAIREEQVGVLLGRIKEQSVFNVKIPYGTQERELEIGDGYFITKNKFVGMRSAISYK, encoded by the coding sequence ATGAATAAACAAAATGAATTTAGTAGACAACCAAGGTTTTTACCAGAAATTCCATGTGGCGAACTTGAAGTACAAAGTCCGCCTTCTATGGCCGATAAGCCTGAAATATCTTGGGCTGCAATGTTGTTGCCTCCAGGAGTAATGCTGATAATTACTGTTATTATTTCACTAAGTTCAAAGTCTTCATATATGCTTCTTTCTATTGCAACAACAATTATGACTTTGATAGTGTCGGTATCTGCTGCTACAAATCAAATAAAAAAATATAGAAAAAACAAGAAGAACAGGGAAAAAAAATATCTTCAATATATTGCTGACACTAGAGCAGAACTAGCTATTGCCAGTGAAAAACAAATAAAAGCATTGAATGAAATGCATCCAGACCCTAAAGTGTGTTTACAAAGAATAAAGAACACTGATAGTAAACTATGGGAAAAAACACCTTCATATAATGACTTTCTTTCACTAAGAATTGGTGTTGGTAGTGTAGCATCGTCAATAAAGGTTAAATATTCAAAGCAACAGATGCAATTAGACAATGATCCACTAGCAAACGAGCCAGAAAAGATTGGATTGGAATTTAACAAAGTAAACAATGTACCTGTTTGCTTAAATCTGATTTCATCTGAGATATGTGGTATAGCGGGTCCTGCTGAAAGGATTACTGATATATTGAGATTAGCAGTGTTACAGATTATAACCCACCATGGATATGATGATGTAAAGCTTGTATTTTTACTTAAAGAAGAGGATTTGGAGAATTGGAAGTTTATAAAAAATGTACAACATGTATGGAATGAAGATTTTACTGCAAGATTTATTGCATGCGGGAAGACTATGGCTCATGAGACATTAAATAGCCTTTATGAAATTTTTAAGCTCCGAGAAATGAATGCAAGTAAAGGATGGCAGGGTGATATAAAGTATACACATTATGTATTTATTATACAGGATGCAACCTTGCTAGAAAACGAAGCAATCGCAAAGTATTTATACAATTGCAATAAGGATATTGGTGTATCTGCAATTTTTACAGCAGAAAGCCAATCGTATCTTCCTATGAATTGCAAAACTGTTATAACATGTCAAAATAAAAATGCGGAATATGCTAATAAGGAAACAGGAGAAAAATCAACCATTATTGTTGATAGTATTGATATTTCAGAACTTGAGAGAGAAGTAAGAAAACTCTGTCCTATTAGAATAAAAAGCTCTACTGCTAATTTCTCACTGCCAAAATCAATCACATTACTACAGATGTTAGATGTTGATAGAGTAGAAAAAGTAGATATATTAACAAAATGGTATAAAAATAGAACCTATAAAGGCTTGAGTGTGCCTATTGGTGCACGTATGGGAGGAGAACTTTTCTATCTTGACATGCATGCATTTGAAACAAGTCATGGTCCTCATGGTCTAGTAGCCGGAACTACAGGTTCGGGAAAAAGTGAATTATTACAGTCTATCATTATTTCTCTTGCAATTAATTTTCATCCACACGATTTGTGTTTTGTATTGATTGATTATAAGGGTGGTGGAATGGCTGATGTATTTAAAGGAATGCCTCACTTGGTAGGAACAATTACAAACTTGGGTGGAAATCAAACTACACGAGCATTACTTTCAATTAAGAGTGAGCTTTTGAGGAGACAAAGGATTTTCTCTGAATATGAGGTAAATAATATAGATAAATATCAAAAGCTATATCATAATGGAGTGGCTAAAGAACCAGTTCCACATTTAGTAATGATAGCGGACGAGTTTGCTGAACTAAAGGCTGAACAACCAGATTTTATGAAGGAATTAGTAAGTACGGCACGTGTAGGAAGAAGTCTAGGTGTTCACTTGATTTTAGCAACTCAAAAACCTGCGGGTGTTGTAGATGACCAGATATGGAGTAACTCTAGATTTAAAATATGTTTAAAGGTTCAGGATGAGGCAGATAGTAAAGACGTAATAAAAAGACCAGATGCTGCAAGAATTAAGGAACCTGGGCGTGCGTATATTCAAGTTGGTAATGATGAAATATTTGAGCTGTTTCAATCTACATGGTCTGGAGCTGATTATGACCCAGATGGAATAATGAAGTCAGATAAGAATATTAAGAAGAAACTATATAAAGTATCACTGAACGGTAAAGCAACACAAATTTATCCGTTAGAGGAAGAGAAGATAGCAAGTGTAGACCTTACTTCTCAACTTAAAGCAATGGTTGAGTATATAGCAGCACAAGCAAAGAAAAATAGCATTGCTCCTTTAAATGGACCATGGCTTCCACCACTACAGGATGTTTTGTACCTAGATGATATTTATAAAGAAGGTAGTGGATTTAACTATCAATCGGGAATCTGGGAGCAGGAAGGTGTTGAACTAAGACCGCTTGTAGGTATACTTGACAATCCTAGAGCACAAACTCAGGAACCTTTAGCAATAGATTATATGAAAGATGGACATTTAATTATATATGGAGCTGCAGCAACAGGAAAAACATATTTACTCCAAACAATTATAATGTCATTAGCACACAAATATTCGACAAATAACGTTAATATATACATAATGGATTTTGGTGGAACAGCATTAAAAAAATTCGATAGGCTTCCTCATTGTGGTGGAGTTATGACTATTGAGCAAGAAACAAGAATAGAACAGTTTATGCTTTATATTTTTAGGGTAATTGAAGAAAGAAAGCAATTGTTTGAGAGATATAGAAGTGAGAATTTCAATGACTTTAAAGAAAAAAATAAGAGTGAAGTTTTACCAGCGATACTAATTATTATTGATAATTATTTTGCGTTATCTGAAACTTATGAGTCAGTAGATGAACGAATGATGTTAATAGCTAGAGAAGGAACTAAATATGGCATCTATTTAACAGTGACAGTATCTAATGCAACGCTGGTTAGATATAAATTCTCAGTAAACTTTAAGATGGCTATAGCCTTCCAATTAACTGAAAAAGGTGAGTACAATGACATTGTAGGTAGGACAGAAGGGCTAGAGCCTGCACCTATTCCAGGTAGAGCATTAGTGAGAAACAAACCACCTGTCGAACTTCAAGTTTCTCTTCCAGAATTTAAAAACAAAAGTGTTGAGGATATAATTAATATATTTGAAAATCATATGCATAGTGCTAAGGTTAAGAAAGCACAATTAATTCCTGAGATGCCTACAAGGATAGACATAAATGAAGTCAATATAAATGCAGATAAATTAGTTATTGGACTTAATAATAATGATCTTCAGCCGGTTTGCTTGGATATAGCGGCAACGCCTACTGTTATAATTACAGGGGAACCAGTGTCTGGAAAAAGTACTCTGGTGGTATCCTGGATAGAAATTCTTCACGAAAAACTTGGTACAGATAAATTAAAGGTATATGCACTTGATTCAAATTCAATGGGAATCTACCAATTATTTAAACTTCCATCTGTTATAGACGTTGCTGGAATTCAAGATATGTCTGAATTTGTGGAAGGTATAACAGCAGAAATTGAATTAAGAAGAGAGCAAATGAAAGAAGCTAAAAAAGATAATGGTGATTTGGAGGAATTGAAAGATTCTTGGCAGCAAATTGTATTTATAATAGATAATCTAACTGAATTAACCAACAGCGATAATTATTCATTAAAAGATTTGCTTGAGAGAATTGTAAAGCAGGAAAGAAACTTAAAGATAGCTATTATTGCCTTAGATAATACTTCGGGAATTGAAGGGAATTGGGATAGTTTGGCGAAAGCTATAAGGGAAGAACAAGTAGGAGTACTTCTTGGAAGAATAAAGGAGCAAAGTGTATTTAATGTGAAGATTCCATATGGTACTCAAGAGAGAGAACTAGAAATTGGAGATGGTTATTTTATTACTAAAAATAAGTTCGTAGGGATGCGTAGTGCAATTTCTTATAAGTAA
- a CDS encoding WXG100 family type VII secretion target yields MATPSEIKNKARSINSNNQDISLGRDRCKDYVNNSQTWWKADAGKVFRNQYNEIHNEIKSLNNKIRNLESCTTSLSNNVQRAENERQIKQREQNRKNSYSVK; encoded by the coding sequence ATGGCTACACCTAGCGAGATAAAAAATAAGGCAAGAAGTATAAATTCAAATAATCAAGATATTAGCTTAGGGAGAGATCGCTGTAAGGACTATGTAAACAATTCGCAAACATGGTGGAAAGCTGATGCAGGTAAAGTTTTCAGGAACCAGTATAATGAAATACATAATGAAATAAAATCATTAAATAATAAAATAAGAAATCTTGAAAGCTGTACAACCAGTTTATCAAACAATGTTCAAAGAGCAGAAAATGAAAGGCAGATTAAGCAGAGAGAACAAAATAGAAAGAATTCCTATTCGGTAAAATAA
- a CDS encoding phage tail tip lysozyme, whose protein sequence is MSTVVEPDKIEELATEINRLNKLIENSETGIHREITNLIRDTNAQYSEYYVSNNTSEMQELLIEIRRLAQSITNKLQDNAKVLKQTADKYRQDELAMQNIMKAGAEFSFGAASVGSTLSNVSITTNKSSVSNTTAAANKEGVVDVSKLTDMVDKYVNFTFTDANGKKSDNLQIYYEWGGKMTLEQLNKEMIAQGLKADDPKLQEKIIALAKKENIKLGIDCSGFVLRVLDNATNGKASEYYRNNISDLKNVKDVCAYGVSAANMTSLKYSTKITNFADVRPGDYIRFDNGGHIGVVYKVEGNVIYYAHSSGGKGPHTGTITVTEAGKDNMNLSSSKNAKFNDWDSKYSNTIQGLFNYICRPNFAEGVTAGNTVVQTPEKEDKSKNSSTSTNTNSSTNTNNSTNSNIYTVKSGDTLSAIANKLGTTVAELAKLNNIANVNKISVGQKLKIPSANNSSAETKVNNSVTYTTYTVKSGDTLSALAKKYGTTVAELAKLNNIANVNKISVGQKLKVPSANNSATETKVNNSTTYTTYTVKSGDTLIEIARRLSITLAELAELNNITNVNKISVGQKLKVPSANNSAAETKVNNSVTYTTYTVKSGDTLSALAKKYGTTVAELAKLNNITNVNKISVGQKLKIPSATNNSNNTTTNKDNNPPDTKVNNSVTYSTYTVKSGDTLSALAKKFGTTVAELAKLNNITNVNKISVGQKLKVPKTKDYSETPPKENNENKPKVDEVKEPVVTGNAIIDRLKNDTSLGLSKEKKESMVYVASLLLNKGYEVEFVAGVLGNIMAEGSAGKFESSNYKSNPEKEPEYLLYMDKNYDYRNVFSGKNISEVGIKKTYELLKELEKDGYKGKFGLGSIQWTGGRTMGLIECYIEICGENGYPTKEQCLKAEGLMVVKELEGRYSDVYKDWKSQYGNINGADAAYGAGSIVCSKYEKPRDFNEKAKGRGNSSIDIYNVMMGNS, encoded by the coding sequence ATGAGCACAGTAGTAGAACCGGATAAAATTGAAGAGCTAGCAACTGAAATTAATCGACTAAACAAATTAATAGAGAATAGCGAGACGGGTATACATAGAGAGATAACTAATTTGATACGGGACACGAATGCCCAGTACTCTGAATATTATGTTAGTAATAATACATCAGAGATGCAGGAACTACTGATAGAAATAAGGAGACTTGCTCAATCTATAACAAATAAACTACAGGACAATGCAAAAGTGTTAAAACAGACAGCAGATAAGTACAGACAAGATGAGCTTGCTATGCAAAATATTATGAAAGCAGGGGCTGAATTTTCGTTTGGAGCAGCATCTGTTGGAAGCACATTATCTAATGTTTCAATTACTACTAACAAAAGTAGTGTTTCAAATACTACAGCAGCAGCTAATAAAGAAGGTGTTGTTGATGTTAGTAAACTGACAGATATGGTTGATAAATACGTTAACTTTACTTTTACTGATGCTAATGGAAAAAAGAGTGATAACCTACAAATATATTATGAGTGGGGAGGAAAAATGACCCTTGAGCAACTTAATAAGGAGATGATTGCTCAAGGCTTAAAGGCAGATGATCCAAAACTTCAAGAAAAAATAATAGCATTAGCTAAAAAAGAAAATATAAAGCTTGGAATAGATTGTTCTGGTTTTGTATTAAGAGTCCTTGACAATGCTACTAATGGAAAAGCATCTGAGTACTATAGAAATAATATAAGCGATTTGAAAAATGTAAAAGATGTTTGTGCTTACGGTGTTAGTGCAGCAAATATGACTTCTCTTAAATATAGCACCAAAATAACTAATTTTGCTGATGTTCGACCAGGTGATTATATACGTTTTGATAATGGAGGACATATTGGAGTTGTATACAAGGTTGAAGGTAATGTAATATATTATGCTCACTCAAGTGGAGGAAAAGGTCCACATACAGGTACTATTACTGTAACTGAAGCTGGAAAAGATAATATGAATTTAAGTAGTAGTAAAAATGCCAAGTTTAATGATTGGGATTCAAAGTATTCTAATACCATACAAGGCTTATTTAACTATATTTGTAGACCGAACTTTGCTGAAGGTGTTACAGCAGGGAATACTGTTGTGCAAACTCCGGAAAAGGAAGATAAATCCAAAAATTCCAGCACTTCTACTAATACCAATAGTTCTACTAATACCAATAACTCCACCAATTCCAATATATATACTGTAAAAAGCGGAGACACATTAAGTGCAATTGCTAATAAGTTAGGAACAACAGTTGCCGAATTAGCGAAACTAAATAATATTGCAAATGTAAATAAAATATCAGTTGGACAAAAATTAAAAATTCCAAGTGCTAATAATAGTTCAGCTGAAACCAAGGTAAACAATTCAGTTACTTATACCACATATACTGTAAAGAGTGGAGACACATTAAGTGCGCTGGCAAAGAAATATGGAACAACAGTTGCCGAATTAGCGAAATTAAATAACATTGCAAATGTAAATAAAATATCAGTTGGACAAAAATTAAAGGTTCCAAGTGCTAATAATAGTGCAACTGAAACCAAAGTAAACAATTCAACTACTTATACTACATATACTGTAAAGAGCGGAGATACATTAATTGAGATTGCACGGAGGCTTAGCATAACTTTAGCTGAGTTAGCAGAACTAAATAATATCACTAATGTAAATAAAATATCAGTTGGACAAAAGTTGAAGGTTCCAAGTGCTAATAATAGTGCAGCTGAAACCAAAGTAAACAATTCAGTTACTTACACCACATATACTGTAAAGAGTGGAGACACATTAAGTGCGCTAGCAAAGAAATATGGGACAACAGTTGCAGAATTAGCAAAGCTAAATAATATTACAAATGTAAATAAAATATCAGTTGGACAAAAGCTGAAGATTCCAAGTGCTACTAATAATAGTAATAATACTACTACTAATAAAGATAATAATCCACCTGATACAAAAGTAAATAATTCTGTTACTTATAGTACATATACTGTAAAGAGCGGAGACACATTAAGTGCTCTTGCAAAGAAATTTGGGACAACCGTTGCAGAATTAGCAAAGCTAAATAATATTACAAATGTTAATAAAATATCAGTTGGACAAAAGTTGAAGGTGCCAAAGACCAAAGATTATAGTGAAACGCCGCCTAAGGAGAACAATGAAAACAAGCCAAAAGTAGATGAAGTAAAAGAACCTGTAGTTACTGGTAATGCCATAATTGATAGGCTCAAAAATGATACCAGCTTAGGTTTGTCTAAAGAAAAGAAAGAATCAATGGTATATGTAGCTAGTCTTTTACTTAATAAAGGTTATGAAGTAGAATTTGTGGCAGGGGTTCTTGGCAATATTATGGCTGAAGGATCGGCTGGCAAATTTGAAAGCTCTAATTATAAAAGTAATCCAGAAAAAGAACCAGAATATCTGCTATATATGGATAAAAATTATGACTATAGAAATGTGTTTTCTGGAAAAAATATTTCAGAGGTTGGAATAAAAAAGACATATGAATTACTTAAGGAGCTAGAAAAGGATGGATATAAAGGGAAGTTTGGACTTGGTTCTATTCAATGGACTGGTGGTCGAACTATGGGCTTAATTGAATGTTACATTGAGATTTGTGGGGAAAATGGTTATCCAACAAAAGAGCAATGCCTTAAAGCAGAGGGATTAATGGTTGTAAAGGAATTAGAAGGAAGATACAGTGATGTTTATAAAGACTGGAAATCTCAATATGGTAATATAAATGGAGCTGATGCTGCATATGGAGCAGGTAGCATAGTTTGTTCAAAGTATGAAAAACCACGTGATTTTAATGAAAAAGCTAAAGGAAGAGGGAATAGTTCAATAGACATATACAATGTAATGATGGGTAATAGTTGA